Part of the Candidatus Moraniibacteriota bacterium genome is shown below.
CGCCCCTATGGAACAACACTGAATCTGTAGGGGAGCCCCTCATGGGTGCCCTGCTCCCACATAGCTCCCTATTTCTGTTCCCGCGTGGGCATTACAAACTATACTGCAGAAATCACTTCCCTTTCTTCCTCATCCACCACGGGAAAATAATGAGACAAAAGATCAACGAAAGAAAAATTCCTGTGGCGTCGATAACAATATCGGAAACCCTTCCCTGTCGACCGGTCACAAAGAGTTGATGTGCCTCATCGGAAATAGCAAATGGCAACGAGATCAAGAGCGTTCCAGCCGCGACTATGTGCGTATTATGAGGAAACCAATGCCTAAAGAGCCGGAAAGAAAGCGCTCCGAGAATGAAATACTCGGCAATATGCGCACCCTTACGCACCAAGAGATAGGGAAGCGAGATATGCTGCCCCGCGACGCCAAGGCTTGGCTGAGCAGACAGCAAGAAAATAACACCCATCCATACAACAACCGGCACCACATAGAAATAGAGTGAAACGCCACACTGCGCCAGCCGTTCCGAAAAAGTATGTTTCATGATTCACGATCGATATGGAGTAAGCGAGCTCCGCCCTATTTCTTGGAACGATTGGTGATCTCCTTCACAAGGATACCAAAAGCAAAAAACGGAAGCCATAACCACAGCGTTTTCTTGAGAATTTTTTCGAGAAACTGTCCCATATTTATGACAAAAAACAATTATCGTCGCTATCTCCTCACCCTCCTCTCCTTTGTAAGTGGAGGAGCCTCGTATTCGAGGTGGAGGGGTTCCATACACCAACCACCTCCAGCCCTTCCTTGCAAAGGAAGAGTGGCAAATCATTATGTCATTCAGCTTCGATTCCTGCCAAGGTGGGATCGCTTCGGTCAAGATGAAGCAAAGGGCGCCTTATTTATGCAAAGGAAGCGAGTGATAACACTTCGGGTCTATTTCGTATACAACATCCTTCTTTTCTACTACGATACGCCAACTATTTTTTTCTGCCACGGCTTTGAGATTTTCATTGGGATTGAAAGCAATCGGATGTTCGACCAATTCCAAAAACTTGATATCCGACTCCGTATCACCAATGCCGTAGGAATCAGCAAACGACACGTGATATTCTTCAAAAAGTTTTCGCGCTGCCGTCCCCTTGTCCCGACTCGGCTCATACGATGCCACGCCCGTGTATCGCCCATCCTCCCCTATTTCATAGACACTCCCGACAACCGTATCAAAGTGAAGATAGTCGCGATTGTACGCCTCGACAATCTCAAGTGGCGATCCAGAAATAGCAAAGAGAAGATACCCGTCATCTCGGAGCTTGGTAATGAGATTCTCAGCAAATATATAGGTCTGTCGCTCACGAAACGGCACCACACTCTCTGCCGCTCGCGCCACATCTTCCGGCGTACACCCGCGTAGAAACCGCGCGTAGAGATCGATAAGCGCGATACGATAGTCCTCATAGGTTCCCGTATGCGTGAGCCACTTTGAGTAGAGGTCGACCAATGTCTTCCGCACATGCGACGGAAAGATGCGCAACCACGACAATTCATTGATAAGTTCGAAATGAAGATTCTTCCGAAATATCGTTCCATCTATATCGAAAATAGCCGCTTTGGTTTTCTTTGTTGATTTCATAAAAGAAGTATATCGACTTCTGCACAGACGGTCAACGCGAGCGAAATACTTCATACGCCGCATTCCAGAGCGCGGGAGTCTCCCGTTTCTCTTTGAGC
Proteins encoded:
- the vanZ gene encoding VanZ family protein, whose translation is MKHTFSERLAQCGVSLYFYVVPVVVWMGVIFLLSAQPSLGVAGQHISLPYLLVRKGAHIAEYFILGALSFRLFRHWFPHNTHIVAAGTLLISLPFAISDEAHQLFVTGRQGRVSDIVIDATGIFLSLIFCLIIFPWWMRKKGK
- a CDS encoding HAD family phosphatase, which translates into the protein MKSTKKTKAAIFDIDGTIFRKNLHFELINELSWLRIFPSHVRKTLVDLYSKWLTHTGTYEDYRIALIDLYARFLRGCTPEDVARAAESVVPFRERQTYIFAENLITKLRDDGYLLFAISGSPLEIVEAYNRDYLHFDTVVGSVYEIGEDGRYTGVASYEPSRDKGTAARKLFEEYHVSFADSYGIGDTESDIKFLELVEHPIAFNPNENLKAVAEKNSWRIVVEKKDVVYEIDPKCYHSLPLHK